A genomic window from Cytophagia bacterium CHB2 includes:
- a CDS encoding MFS transporter: MAWNPWRGMGDLPRDVWMLSFVTFINRAGLMALPFLVLYLTKNLGYSATSAGLMLTLYGL; this comes from the coding sequence ATGGCGTGGAATCCCTGGCGCGGCATGGGAGATTTACCGCGCGACGTTTGGATGCTCTCGTTTGTGACGTTCATCAACCGCGCCGGCTTGATGGCGTTGCCGTTTCTCGTTTTATATCTTACCAAGAATTTGGGCTATTCCGCCACTTCTGCCGGCCTGATGTTGACCCTCTATGGCCTG